AGTAGAAATGCGATTAATAGCGTATTGACTTCACGGCGTTGCAAACCAATTTGTGCGGATTCAGGGAGATAACTACTAAAGGGTGAGGTTTTGAGGCAATGGAAGCTAAACGGAACTATTTAACCGTAGGAATTCCATTATGCCTAAGCACAACCAAACTACTAATAAAACAAGCCAAAGTATTCCCCAGGTTTTAGCAACCCTACCCGTTAATATTAAAGCTTTATCACAAAAAAATAGCGCCTTCTTTAGCACTACAATACCCTTCAAAAAGCTGAATTTACTCCTAGCAACCCTAAGCTTAACTGGGTTCATCAGCCAAAACCCCCTGATGGCTCAAACCATCACCCCAGCAGCAGACGGAACGGGTACAATCGTCACACCGGATGGACAACGCATAGATATCAACGGCGGTACGCTTTCTCCAGATAAAGCAAACCTCTTCCACAGCT
This portion of the Microcoleus sp. FACHB-831 genome encodes:
- a CDS encoding filamentous hemagglutinin N-terminal domain-containing protein, with amino-acid sequence MPKHNQTTNKTSQSIPQVLATLPVNIKALSQKNSAFFSTTIPFKKLNLLLATLSLTGFISQNPLMAQTITPAADGTGTIVTPDGQRIDINGGTLSPDKANLFHSFQKFNLDQNQIANFLSNPSIRNILGRVTGGDPSIINGLIQVSGGNSNLYLMNPA